Proteins from one Cryptomeria japonica chromosome 4, Sugi_1.0, whole genome shotgun sequence genomic window:
- the LOC131027290 gene encoding DELLA protein RGL1-like, which translates to MAVGNGISLSILDYSFNETDGSEHIQYLPIAMEDTFGLSDREKFPSGKEMNTESQFAANKQKKNLSNNGTAPISMSNYSIMSLPCESDGTELDQYLTMDNTFELRKHEMFPSGEELKSHNLFHIFPFDEELVNNYKMSGQLNENSHSGNSQTVIDISVPGEQYRVCAKDSSDHEDMNGEEEEGLELVQLLLESARMIGEGKYDHAAGLVSKCQNLSCQQGNPTQRLGYYFSGALQERIKRQSLGILNNPAKPVPDFAYNIEGEFDKNEFYSLLAYYNRVLPFVNVMQFTSVQASIDVVGNAKKIHVIDLGIRNGSHWTVLMEYLAHRSVSSSFRRLELLKITAVGINGEELRKSGKRLHELAKSLAIPFSYSIMEIPNIEEIKEGLFSVKSGEALAVYAPIVLRSLLYDPVLLDNLLIVIKKLRPMVMVNIEIESQHNSPSFVNRFREVLSHYMAYFDLFDVTLKDRNDMKRVKHEEIITGSQIRNMIVYEGKERTVRHVRNDVWTCFFKQAGFRERSFSFQAMYQARLLLQEYASGEYYSLEAHGHAIIVKWKGSPLIALSAWGGIN; encoded by the coding sequence ATGGCTGTTGGCAATGGAATTTCTCTTTCCATATTGGATTATTCATTCAATGAGACAGACGGTAGTGAGCATATACAATATCTACCCATAGCCATGGAGGACACCTTTGGTCTGTCAGACCGTGAAAAGTTTCCCTCCGGGAAAGAGATGAATACTGAGAGCCAATTCGCAGCAAATAAACAGAAGAAAAATTTATCCAACAATGGAACCGCTCCAATTTCAATGTCAAATTATTCTATCATGTCGTTGCCATGCGAGTCAGATGGTACTGAGCTTGACCAATATCTGACCATGGACAACACCTTTGAGCTGCGGAAACATGAAATGTTTCCTTCTGGGGAGGAACTCAAGAGCCATAATTTATTTCATATCTTTCCTTTTGATGAGGAACTGGTAAACAATTATAAAATGTCTGGACAGTTGAACGAAAATTCTCACTCAGGGAATTCGCAGACAGTAATTGATATTTCCGTGCCAGGAGAACAATATCGTGTTTGCGCTAAGGATAGCTCAGATCACGAGGATATGAATGGAGAGGAAGAGGAAGGGCTGGAATTGGTTCAACTTCTGCTAGAGTCTGCACGAATGATAGGCGAGGGCAAATATGATCACGCTGCTGGACTGGTGAGTAAATGCCAAAATTTGTCTTGTCAGCAGGGGAATCCAACACAGAGGCTCGGCTATTATTTCTCTGGCGCCCTGCAGGAGAGAATCAAACGCCAGAGTCTTGGCATATTAAACAATCCAGCCAAACCAGTCCCAGATTTTGCCTACAATATTGAAGGTGAATTTGACAAAAATGAGTTTTACAGTCTCCTTGCTTACTATAATAGAGTTCTGCCCTTTGTTAATGTAATGCAGTTCACGTCTGTGCAGGCAAGCATAGACGTCGTGGGGAATGCCAAGAAAATTCATGTAATTGATCTAGGAATTCGAAATGGTTCGCACTGGACGGTATTGATGGAATATCTTGCACATCGATCCGTTTCTTCTTCTTTCCGTAGGCTAGAGCTTCTCAAGATTACAGCAGTTGGGATAAATGGTGAAGAGCTTAGGAAAAGCGGAAAACGACTTCATGAGCTGGCAAAATCTTTGGCGATTCCGTTTTCGTACAGTATTATGGAGATCCCTAATATAGAGGAGATTAAGGAAGGTTTATTCAGCGTTAAATCTGGTGAGGCGTTGGCAGTTTATGCTCCAATTGTTCTGAGAAGTTTGTTATACGACCCAGTCCTTCTGGACAATCTCTTAATTGTTATCAAGAAACTGAGGCCAATGGTAATGGTGAATATTGAAATAGAATCCCAGCATAATTCTCCTTCTTTTGTCAATAGATTCAGAGAGGTACTTTCCCATTACATGGCGTATTTTGATCTGTTCGATGTTACCTTAAAAGATAGAAATGATATGAAGAGGGTGAAGCATGAAGAAATAATTACTGGAAGTCAGATAAGGAATATGATAGTCTATGAGGGGAAGGAGAGGACTGTTAGGCATGTTAGAAATGATGTGTGGACGTGTTTCTTCAAACAAGCAGGGTTCAGGGAAAGGAGCTTCAGCTTTCAAGCTATGTATCAGGCTAGATTGTTACTACAAGAATATGCTTCCGGAGAATATTATAGTCTGGAAGCCCATGGACATGCCATAATTGTAAAGTGGAAAGGATCACCATTAATTGCACTCTCCGCATGGGGTGGTATCAACTGA